Proteins from one Corynebacterium epidermidicanis genomic window:
- a CDS encoding ribose-5-phosphate isomerase, translating to MRVYLGADHAGFEMKNVIAEHLKANGHEVIDCGAHTYDADDDYPAFCIEAASRTVNDPGSLGIVLGGSGNGEQIAANKVKGARCALAWSPETARLAREHNNAQLIGLGGRMHSKEEALAIVDAFLDQEWSGAERHQRRIDILADYEKTGIAPALPAE from the coding sequence ATGCGCGTATATCTTGGAGCGGACCATGCTGGGTTCGAAATGAAGAACGTTATTGCCGAGCACCTCAAAGCCAATGGACACGAAGTTATCGACTGCGGTGCTCACACGTACGATGCCGACGACGATTACCCTGCCTTCTGCATTGAGGCTGCGTCTCGCACCGTCAACGATCCGGGTTCGCTAGGGATCGTGCTAGGTGGCTCCGGCAATGGTGAGCAGATCGCCGCCAACAAGGTCAAGGGTGCGCGCTGCGCGCTGGCCTGGTCGCCGGAAACTGCTCGACTAGCTCGCGAGCACAACAATGCACAGCTCATCGGTCTCGGAGGCCGTATGCATTCGAAAGAAGAAGCGCTGGCTATTGTCGACGCCTTCTTGGATCAGGAATGGTCTGGTGCGGAACGTCACCAGCGTCGCATCGATATCCTTGCCGATTACGAAAAGACCGGCATCGCTCCTGCACTACCGGCAGAGTAG
- a CDS encoding TIGR04053 family radical SAM/SPASM domain-containing protein codes for MSHAPVVRTVRHDINTKPFIVIWEVTRACALVCKHCRADAQHKPHPNQLSTEQGKALLANLAAYDKPKPLVVLTGGDPFERDDLVELTQYGTELGLNISLSPSVTPRLTPERIHALREAGGKAMSMSLDGATAATHDAFRGFSGTFDQTLATAPIINEAGYRLQINSTLTKTNIHEAPSLLKTVIEMGAKMWYVFFLVPTGRGAALNALDPQEREDVLHWLADVSDRIAIKTTEAPQYRRVVIQNQNGVAYEGSPLYHELTAKTTELLGERPARPRPPRAPMAVNSGSGFAFIDHVGDVYPNGFLPLHCGNVTKQDFHDIYTHSPVFKLLRDPDHWHGKCSVCEFHDVCGGSRSTAYALTGDISASDPTCVYVPPAWSGTETTGTARTVEIPLSSPRSAEATAATQ; via the coding sequence ATGTCACATGCGCCAGTCGTGCGCACCGTTCGGCACGACATCAATACGAAGCCGTTCATCGTGATTTGGGAGGTAACCCGGGCGTGCGCCCTGGTCTGCAAGCACTGTCGCGCAGATGCCCAGCACAAGCCGCACCCCAACCAGCTCAGCACCGAACAAGGCAAGGCCCTGCTTGCCAACTTGGCAGCCTACGACAAGCCCAAACCACTGGTCGTACTCACAGGTGGTGACCCGTTCGAGCGTGATGATCTCGTGGAACTCACCCAATACGGCACAGAGCTCGGCCTGAACATTTCCCTCTCCCCCTCGGTGACACCTCGGCTCACTCCAGAGCGCATCCACGCCCTGCGGGAAGCAGGTGGAAAGGCCATGTCGATGTCGCTGGACGGCGCAACCGCAGCAACCCACGACGCCTTCCGTGGTTTTTCCGGGACGTTTGATCAAACGCTAGCCACCGCACCGATCATTAACGAGGCTGGATACCGCCTCCAGATCAACTCCACGCTCACCAAAACAAACATCCACGAGGCCCCGTCCCTACTCAAAACGGTCATCGAAATGGGTGCGAAAATGTGGTACGTGTTCTTTCTCGTCCCTACCGGGCGCGGGGCGGCCCTCAACGCCCTCGACCCGCAGGAGCGCGAAGACGTGTTGCATTGGCTTGCCGACGTCTCCGACCGTATCGCCATCAAGACGACAGAAGCACCGCAATACCGACGCGTCGTCATCCAGAACCAAAATGGGGTTGCTTACGAAGGTAGTCCGCTCTACCACGAGTTGACGGCCAAAACGACCGAATTATTAGGCGAACGCCCGGCGCGTCCCCGCCCGCCACGTGCACCAATGGCGGTGAATTCGGGTTCAGGGTTCGCGTTCATTGACCACGTGGGCGATGTCTACCCCAACGGTTTCCTACCACTGCACTGCGGAAACGTCACTAAGCAGGACTTCCACGACATCTATACACATTCGCCTGTCTTTAAGCTGCTGCGCGATCCCGATCACTGGCACGGAAAGTGTTCGGTGTGCGAATTCCACGATGTTTGTGGCGGTTCTCGGTCCACCGCGTACGCTCTCACCGGCGACATCAGCGCGTCCGACCCCACCTGTGTGTATGTTCCACCTGCTTGGAGCGGAACCGAAACAACTGGGACAGCTCGCACTGTGGAGATTCCGCTCTCCTCGCCGCGGTCTGCGGAGGCGACTGCGGCCACCCAATAG
- a CDS encoding HNH endonuclease family protein → MRRTVISLLTVVSVTLVGGTQACASALSSQGTIPASVGTGDAPGITPSASPASQSMAALNALPVKGRAPKTGYSREKFGQAWSDDVVVEFGHNGCDTRNDILRRDLTGTILKEGTRGCVVLSGILHDPYTATEIAFTRGKATSSAVQIDHVVALSNAWQTGAQQLSDDQRRNLANDPLNLLAVDGAANQQKGDRDAATWLPRNKAFRCTYVSRQVEVKTKYQLWVTAPEKEAIGRILAQCP, encoded by the coding sequence GTGCGTCGCACCGTTATTTCCCTGCTCACCGTCGTTTCGGTAACCCTAGTGGGAGGCACGCAGGCCTGCGCCAGCGCCCTGAGTTCGCAGGGCACTATCCCTGCCAGCGTCGGCACTGGCGACGCCCCTGGCATCACTCCTAGCGCCAGCCCGGCGTCGCAAAGCATGGCGGCACTCAATGCTTTGCCTGTGAAGGGTCGGGCGCCGAAAACCGGTTACAGCCGCGAGAAGTTTGGGCAGGCGTGGAGCGACGACGTTGTGGTGGAGTTTGGGCACAACGGTTGCGATACTCGCAACGATATTTTGCGCCGCGATCTGACTGGCACCATCCTGAAGGAGGGCACGCGCGGGTGCGTGGTGCTCAGCGGCATCCTGCATGACCCGTACACCGCCACCGAGATCGCTTTTACCCGCGGAAAGGCCACGTCCAGCGCCGTTCAAATTGACCATGTGGTCGCGCTTTCCAATGCGTGGCAGACCGGAGCACAGCAGCTGAGCGACGACCAACGCCGAAACCTGGCCAACGATCCACTCAATCTACTAGCAGTCGACGGGGCTGCCAACCAACAGAAGGGCGACAGAGATGCCGCCACGTGGCTCCCTCGCAATAAGGCGTTTAGATGCACTTACGTAAGCCGCCAGGTCGAGGTGAAAACCAAGTACCAGCTGTGGGTCACTGCACCAGAAAAGGAAGCTATCGGCCGGATTCTGGCACAGTGCCCGTAA
- a CDS encoding mycothiol-dependent nitroreductase Rv2466c family protein — protein sequence MEKVKFWFDVSCPFCWVTSRWIKEVEQVRDVEVQWVPMSLAVLNDGRDLDPNYMKKMEANWGPARVFAAVATEHPDKVDALYTALGTAIHPGGNGGRSGFGGYDDLIPAALAEVGLPAELAEVANTTEWDDALREFHGSAMAEVGDDVGTPVLKFGDTAFFGPVLTRIPRGEEAGRIFDHAVGLASFPSFFEIKRSRTESPKFD from the coding sequence GTGGAAAAGGTTAAGTTCTGGTTCGACGTGTCCTGCCCATTTTGCTGGGTCACCTCACGATGGATCAAAGAGGTCGAGCAAGTTCGTGACGTGGAGGTGCAATGGGTACCTATGTCGCTGGCTGTGCTCAACGACGGCCGTGACCTCGACCCCAACTACATGAAGAAGATGGAAGCGAACTGGGGTCCCGCGCGCGTGTTCGCGGCTGTCGCCACCGAACATCCAGACAAAGTCGATGCGCTCTACACTGCACTGGGAACCGCTATCCATCCTGGTGGAAACGGCGGACGTTCCGGCTTTGGTGGCTATGACGATCTCATCCCAGCAGCGCTCGCTGAAGTTGGGCTACCTGCAGAGTTAGCTGAAGTTGCTAACACTACTGAGTGGGATGACGCGCTGCGTGAGTTCCACGGCAGCGCCATGGCTGAGGTGGGCGACGATGTCGGAACACCGGTCCTGAAATTTGGGGATACCGCTTTCTTTGGCCCGGTGCTTACTCGAATCCCACGTGGCGAGGAAGCCGGTCGAATCTTTGACCACGCCGTCGGGCTGGCAAGTTTCCCTTCTTTCTTCGAAATCAAGCGCAGCCGTACCGAGTCGCCGAAGTTCGACTAG
- the pepN gene encoding aminopeptidase N → MTSINLTRAEAQERSAMLRTQHYDITLDLTQGEESFGSRTVVKFEVTQAGDTFIDLRASEATAALNGAELQFSYDPETGIPLTGLTPGEYELVVDATIPYSHTGQGLHRFTDPADGKPYLYTQFETADAKRMFACFDQPDLKATYSISALTPADWKFITNAAATSSVEGGYLHHTAEVDYLLSTYLVAVCAGPYFEVRDVWRGQLTHHPETPGDQPHEVEIPMAIYCRESIAESLDADRLFTETKQGFDWYHRNFGYAYPFGKYDQLFVPEFNMGAMENAGCVTFRDEYVFTSKVTRYRYERRCDTVLHEMAHMWFGDLVTMQWWDDLWLNESFATWSAAISQAEETEYDTAWVTFANVEKSWAYQQDMLPSTHPITADATDIETVEQNFDGITYAKGSSVLKQLQAYVGREAFLAGVRRHFARHAFGNATFDDLLGAFAEASGRDLSGWADQWLKTTGVNRLSPQFSVENGKYTSFAITQSGAQPGAGELRTHRIAVGLYKLVDDQVVRVHREELDVAGELTEVANLIGKEAADLVLVNDDDLTYCILGLDPASLDFVVENIGRIADPMPRTLCWSAAWEMTRAGEMKARDFVALVGAGALAETEIAVLERVLLQATTAVSAYADPVWVDATGRDMLADILLDGVENAEPGSDFQLAFAQALAKVRPNARAISYFESILAGQAPAGLVVDADLRWWALTALIAAGEIANPAEAIAAEQQRDPSAAGQNSAWRATAAIKTEENKASVFAELTDLSKPLSNLATRHKIEGLNFAGAADSLQQFNERYFALADKFWAQASSEVALATLNGIFPSWDISEEGLQRADDFLASDHVSGLVRVVSENRDRIARALRNRKIDAAG, encoded by the coding sequence TTGACGTCGATTAATTTGACCAGGGCCGAAGCTCAAGAACGTTCTGCCATGCTGCGCACGCAGCATTATGACATCACCCTCGATCTCACCCAGGGAGAGGAAAGCTTCGGCTCCCGGACCGTCGTAAAGTTTGAGGTTACTCAGGCTGGCGATACTTTCATTGACCTGCGGGCGTCGGAAGCTACGGCCGCCCTCAACGGTGCCGAACTGCAGTTTTCCTATGACCCCGAAACTGGAATTCCACTCACTGGCCTCACTCCGGGCGAATACGAGCTCGTCGTAGACGCCACCATCCCCTACTCGCACACAGGTCAGGGGCTCCACCGTTTTACTGACCCAGCGGACGGTAAACCATACCTGTACACACAGTTTGAAACCGCAGACGCTAAGCGAATGTTCGCCTGCTTCGATCAGCCAGATCTCAAGGCAACCTACTCAATTTCTGCGTTGACGCCAGCGGACTGGAAGTTCATCACCAACGCGGCGGCAACTAGCTCCGTGGAAGGTGGATACCTTCACCACACCGCCGAGGTTGACTACCTGCTCTCCACCTACCTCGTTGCCGTATGCGCTGGACCTTACTTCGAGGTGCGCGACGTATGGCGTGGCCAGCTGACTCACCACCCGGAGACCCCAGGTGACCAGCCACACGAGGTGGAAATCCCGATGGCGATCTACTGCCGCGAATCCATCGCGGAATCTCTCGATGCGGACCGGCTCTTCACCGAGACGAAGCAGGGCTTTGATTGGTACCACCGCAACTTCGGCTACGCCTACCCGTTCGGCAAGTATGATCAGCTTTTCGTTCCGGAATTCAACATGGGCGCGATGGAAAACGCCGGTTGCGTGACCTTCCGCGATGAGTACGTGTTTACTTCCAAGGTCACGCGCTACCGCTACGAACGTCGATGCGACACCGTGCTGCACGAAATGGCGCACATGTGGTTCGGAGATTTGGTCACCATGCAGTGGTGGGATGACCTCTGGCTTAACGAATCCTTCGCAACCTGGTCTGCCGCGATCTCCCAAGCCGAGGAAACCGAGTACGACACCGCTTGGGTCACTTTCGCAAACGTAGAGAAGTCCTGGGCATACCAGCAGGACATGCTGCCTTCGACCCACCCCATCACAGCTGACGCCACCGACATCGAAACTGTCGAGCAAAACTTTGACGGCATCACCTACGCCAAGGGGTCTTCGGTGCTCAAACAGCTGCAGGCCTATGTTGGACGCGAGGCATTCTTGGCCGGGGTGCGACGTCACTTCGCTCGTCACGCTTTCGGCAACGCTACTTTCGATGACCTGCTCGGCGCGTTCGCGGAAGCCTCCGGCCGTGATCTTTCCGGCTGGGCAGATCAGTGGCTCAAGACCACCGGCGTCAACCGGTTGTCCCCGCAGTTTAGCGTCGAAAACGGCAAGTACACGTCGTTCGCAATCACACAATCCGGCGCACAGCCCGGCGCGGGAGAGCTGCGCACGCACCGCATTGCAGTCGGCCTCTACAAGCTTGTCGACGACCAGGTGGTACGCGTCCACCGCGAAGAGCTCGACGTTGCTGGTGAATTAACCGAAGTCGCCAACCTGATTGGCAAAGAAGCCGCTGACCTGGTTCTGGTCAATGACGACGACCTCACCTACTGTATCCTCGGCCTCGATCCGGCATCCCTAGATTTCGTGGTGGAAAACATTGGCCGCATCGCGGATCCCATGCCACGCACCTTGTGCTGGTCCGCGGCATGGGAGATGACACGCGCCGGCGAGATGAAGGCCCGCGACTTCGTCGCCTTGGTAGGCGCTGGTGCTCTGGCTGAAACCGAGATTGCAGTGCTGGAGCGGGTGTTGTTGCAGGCGACAACAGCAGTTTCTGCCTACGCGGATCCAGTGTGGGTAGATGCGACCGGCCGAGACATGCTGGCTGATATCTTGCTCGATGGTGTGGAGAACGCCGAGCCAGGATCGGACTTCCAGTTGGCGTTTGCACAGGCACTGGCCAAGGTACGTCCGAACGCCCGGGCTATTTCCTACTTCGAGTCGATTCTGGCTGGCCAGGCACCTGCTGGGCTGGTTGTCGACGCTGACCTGCGTTGGTGGGCGCTGACCGCCCTGATCGCGGCCGGTGAGATCGCCAATCCAGCTGAGGCTATTGCTGCCGAGCAGCAGCGTGATCCTTCCGCTGCCGGCCAGAATTCCGCTTGGCGAGCCACCGCGGCCATCAAAACCGAGGAGAACAAGGCATCCGTATTCGCTGAGCTCACCGATCTATCGAAGCCGCTGTCAAATCTGGCAACTCGCCACAAAATCGAGGGCCTCAACTTTGCCGGTGCTGCCGACAGTTTGCAACAGTTCAACGAGCGCTACTTCGCCCTCGCTGACAAATTTTGGGCACAGGCCTCCTCCGAGGTGGCGCTGGCAACGCTGAACGGCATTTTCCCAAGCTGGGATATTTCCGAGGAAGGCCTGCAGCGTGCCGACGACTTCTTGGCATCAGACCACGTCTCCGGTTTGGTGCGTGTGGTCTCGGAGAACCGTGACCGCATTGCCCGCGCGCTGCGCAACCGCAAGATCGACGCAGCTGGCTAA
- a CDS encoding choice-of-anchor M domain-containing protein — protein MLKTISSALAATTASVALLFSQAPAVAGPNDQLTVATAGHIDSPKVYWDPSRNTFSLKSEFKGQELPVEETVNWFGKGNPDDGIQYVYQVADDPRLDFLGKPGDLLYLGPATPSGEYPIWLGFGADIGIPTEKFRDNSFTLDLVGFDGPGRMEQFNYSDADFPVLRLLSSHDAGRRSTWIAPGTHTHNATTFTKPGNYRLTYRASARTTDGAIVASEPQTVTWQVGGTQPSKSGLGDVRAAFDAAPATGSPMKSELRIAPGDEAAHLTDLIFSTGNTKDSGTAVFYIDGFYLAEVPVNAGTATWSEMIGSAQSNFQVVFVPDSSSESPRWVSSPVAYAATTGSASTTDEGTFPEPKTEDPAPAFDDAFKQLDDRSVLIHTQPYPVGESMVEISAVPADDRISFRVVGGYYDSETDEYPSCVFDFVSVPGKRSSIESRDFCDSPAGVLKMRLVPDSLTDAGATEFVHHLSESMEADGDAEFAVAAAAPVVPSTSSSTTPPATSTAAPSVEPTPMGLDVTRVQLGSGHIDLGPVLIDDAVRIALGDDTGLITKTHTLRDPGAVDIVIGDSARVDLAKQPKVVEKLPFLKAAGGEVWTLSQTQQQGLPWPGFSSEKLPDVDGKELEFELLPESMPDGAQWWAFTTGLGGLQEMLVNSTDKHSFTRTGAIHLHNNWVFSKPGTYTMQMRVRAIDGSFETPEAFVRFVVGEAAEPQPMPSELTTAAPAPSEPTTTVEPSPTTVTPAPSEAGGTQKPGSDNRLELLGWGLGAAALLPGILRLGHDDATTSSDSRGSAGANNPAHKDSMQHNPVKPDQQPEPKNGQKPAAHKANVDAKAGPAAQATSGKRGQLAATGANAMLLGGLAMLLLGAGFAAISLGMVRSRR, from the coding sequence GTGTTGAAAACAATAAGCAGTGCGCTGGCTGCCACCACAGCTTCGGTAGCTCTCCTCTTTTCGCAGGCTCCCGCGGTTGCGGGGCCCAACGATCAACTCACTGTGGCCACGGCTGGTCACATCGACTCCCCAAAGGTGTACTGGGATCCGTCCCGCAACACGTTTTCGTTGAAGTCAGAATTCAAGGGTCAAGAACTCCCTGTTGAAGAAACCGTCAATTGGTTCGGGAAAGGCAACCCTGACGACGGCATCCAATATGTGTACCAAGTGGCCGACGACCCCCGGCTGGATTTCCTGGGCAAACCGGGCGATCTGCTCTACCTCGGCCCTGCAACGCCGAGCGGAGAATACCCTATTTGGCTGGGATTCGGCGCGGACATCGGCATTCCGACAGAAAAGTTCCGCGACAACTCTTTCACCCTCGATCTCGTGGGCTTCGATGGCCCAGGTCGAATGGAACAATTTAACTACAGCGATGCAGACTTTCCCGTGTTGCGGTTGCTGTCTAGCCACGATGCTGGCCGTCGGAGCACGTGGATTGCGCCGGGTACGCACACTCACAATGCGACTACCTTCACCAAACCAGGTAACTACCGGTTGACCTACCGTGCCTCCGCACGCACCACCGACGGCGCGATCGTGGCTTCCGAACCTCAGACCGTAACTTGGCAAGTCGGTGGCACCCAACCAAGCAAAAGTGGGTTGGGCGATGTCCGAGCAGCCTTCGACGCAGCACCCGCAACTGGCTCACCAATGAAGTCTGAGCTGCGGATCGCACCGGGCGACGAAGCAGCGCACCTCACTGATCTCATCTTCAGCACGGGAAACACCAAAGATTCTGGCACCGCTGTCTTCTACATAGACGGTTTCTACCTTGCCGAAGTGCCCGTGAATGCAGGGACGGCAACGTGGAGCGAGATGATTGGTTCCGCTCAATCGAACTTCCAGGTGGTATTCGTCCCAGATTCCAGTAGTGAAAGTCCACGGTGGGTATCCAGCCCGGTCGCCTATGCAGCTACCACTGGCTCAGCAAGTACCACTGATGAAGGCACGTTCCCAGAGCCGAAGACTGAAGATCCGGCCCCGGCGTTCGACGACGCATTCAAACAGCTTGACGACCGCAGCGTCCTCATCCACACGCAGCCCTACCCGGTAGGCGAGAGCATGGTGGAGATCTCTGCAGTACCTGCCGATGATCGCATCTCTTTCCGAGTGGTCGGTGGCTACTACGATTCCGAAACTGATGAATACCCTTCGTGTGTCTTCGACTTCGTTTCTGTGCCAGGCAAACGCAGCAGCATCGAATCCCGCGACTTCTGTGATTCCCCAGCTGGTGTGCTCAAAATGCGCCTCGTTCCGGATTCGCTTACGGACGCCGGCGCCACCGAATTCGTGCACCATCTCAGCGAATCCATGGAAGCCGACGGAGATGCCGAATTCGCTGTCGCGGCAGCCGCGCCCGTAGTCCCTTCGACATCCTCCAGCACCACCCCGCCAGCGACCAGCACTGCGGCACCATCCGTGGAGCCGACGCCCATGGGCCTGGATGTCACCCGCGTCCAACTTGGCAGTGGCCACATAGACCTTGGGCCCGTGCTTATCGACGACGCGGTGCGCATAGCCCTCGGCGACGACACTGGCCTCATCACCAAAACTCATACATTGCGAGACCCCGGTGCTGTTGACATTGTGATTGGTGATTCCGCCCGGGTCGACCTGGCAAAGCAACCGAAGGTCGTCGAAAAGCTGCCGTTCTTGAAAGCAGCCGGAGGGGAAGTGTGGACGCTGTCGCAAACCCAGCAACAGGGCCTGCCGTGGCCCGGATTTTCTTCCGAGAAGCTTCCGGATGTCGATGGCAAGGAGCTGGAGTTTGAGTTGTTGCCGGAGTCAATGCCTGACGGGGCGCAATGGTGGGCATTCACCACAGGACTTGGTGGCTTGCAAGAAATGCTGGTCAACTCCACGGACAAGCATTCTTTCACGCGTACCGGGGCGATCCACCTGCACAACAACTGGGTGTTTTCCAAGCCAGGCACGTACACCATGCAGATGCGGGTGCGCGCTATAGATGGGTCGTTTGAAACACCAGAAGCATTCGTTCGATTTGTCGTGGGGGAGGCCGCTGAGCCACAACCTATGCCGAGCGAACTGACCACCGCTGCGCCGGCACCGAGCGAGCCGACTACGACAGTGGAACCAAGCCCGACCACTGTGACACCAGCGCCGAGCGAAGCTGGTGGTACCCAGAAACCCGGCTCGGACAACCGCTTGGAATTGCTCGGGTGGGGCCTGGGTGCGGCAGCATTGCTACCAGGTATTCTGCGGTTGGGACATGACGACGCCACAACATCGTCGGACTCCCGTGGTTCCGCCGGGGCTAACAACCCAGCACACAAGGACTCCATGCAGCACAACCCTGTGAAGCCGGACCAACAACCGGAGCCGAAGAATGGGCAGAAACCAGCAGCACATAAGGCAAATGTTGATGCCAAAGCAGGCCCAGCAGCACAGGCAACCTCGGGAAAAAGGGGGCAGCTAGCGGCCACCGGTGCCAACGCAATGTTGCTAGGTGGTCTTGCGATGCTCCTGCTTGGTGCAGGTTTCGCAGCGATCTCCCTCGGCATGGTGCGTAGCCGCCGCTAG
- a CDS encoding lipoprotein LpqH codes for MPYQPHKFYVLSPHPKEPMPRHVAVTALVVSATALSLTSCSQSSDDPSTNAVETTTPAVPIVEVDTKNTSGYAMLNGFEILPANSPAICTRQQERMTVILGNIGSKTVASAIIDAGKVTDVTISDPEDTLTLTAGAGTATLTQQGPVFTLEGQAPGVRKANTQSGEMPMTFLMTFECP; via the coding sequence ATGCCTTACCAGCCGCACAAGTTCTACGTGCTCTCACCGCACCCGAAGGAACCCATGCCACGCCACGTTGCCGTCACAGCCCTCGTCGTCTCCGCTACTGCTCTCTCCCTCACCAGCTGCAGTCAATCATCGGACGACCCCAGCACCAACGCGGTCGAAACCACCACCCCAGCAGTCCCCATTGTCGAGGTTGATACCAAGAACACCTCCGGCTATGCCATGCTCAACGGGTTCGAAATCCTCCCAGCGAACTCCCCAGCAATTTGCACCAGACAACAAGAGCGCATGACCGTCATCCTCGGCAACATTGGCTCCAAAACCGTGGCCAGCGCAATTATCGACGCCGGGAAGGTCACCGACGTGACCATCTCAGATCCTGAAGACACACTGACGCTCACTGCTGGAGCTGGCACGGCGACGCTCACCCAGCAAGGGCCCGTGTTCACCTTGGAAGGCCAAGCTCCAGGTGTACGCAAAGCCAATACCCAATCTGGAGAAATGCCCATGACCTTCCTGATGACATTCGAGTGCCCATAA
- a CDS encoding mechanosensitive ion channel family protein, with amino-acid sequence MIKTGTTDISSWWDNPTTQMWLVDRPLHIVLTLVVALALHWASKRLVDKFAQHAIDSPPRLPSFGPTRQQEKAVTATVDVRREARIRTLAGVFKSAVNIVIWLWVLIDVLATIGINVAPLIASAGVVGVALGFGAQSLVKDFLSGVFMLLEDQYGVGDVIDVGKISGTVEDVSLRLTTIRDLDGTVWFVRNGEILRIGNFSQGYAFARIDIPIGLDNDVETAKQEIMAATERAAALEDIAPLLQAEPVMDGVAKVDVDYLTIRVRVKTEPGQQWHVQRTMYEHIVSNLHTAGIKPAFTLRNSQPQPNE; translated from the coding sequence ATGATAAAGACAGGTACTACCGATATCAGTTCCTGGTGGGATAACCCCACCACCCAAATGTGGTTGGTTGACCGACCTCTACACATCGTGTTAACGCTGGTGGTCGCGCTGGCGCTGCATTGGGCGTCGAAAAGGCTGGTGGACAAATTCGCCCAGCATGCCATTGATTCGCCACCTCGTCTGCCAAGTTTTGGTCCCACCCGCCAGCAAGAAAAGGCGGTAACCGCGACTGTCGACGTGCGGCGTGAGGCACGCATCCGAACGCTGGCAGGAGTGTTTAAATCTGCGGTCAATATTGTGATTTGGTTGTGGGTCCTCATAGACGTACTCGCCACCATTGGGATCAATGTCGCCCCACTGATCGCCTCGGCGGGCGTGGTTGGCGTAGCCCTAGGTTTTGGCGCTCAAAGCCTGGTCAAAGACTTCCTTTCCGGCGTGTTTATGCTGCTAGAGGACCAGTACGGCGTGGGTGATGTCATTGACGTCGGCAAGATTTCCGGCACTGTTGAGGATGTCAGCCTACGCCTAACCACGATTCGCGATCTCGACGGCACCGTCTGGTTCGTTCGCAACGGGGAAATACTGCGGATTGGTAATTTCAGCCAGGGTTATGCTTTCGCCCGCATCGATATCCCAATCGGCCTGGACAATGACGTGGAAACCGCAAAACAGGAGATCATGGCGGCCACCGAACGCGCAGCAGCTCTCGAAGACATCGCTCCGCTATTGCAGGCAGAACCGGTCATGGACGGCGTTGCCAAAGTCGACGTCGACTACCTCACCATTCGCGTGCGCGTAAAGACCGAGCCTGGCCAGCAATGGCACGTTCAGCGCACGATGTACGAACACATCGTTTCCAACCTCCACACTGCAGGAATCAAGCCCGCGTTCACCCTGCGCAATTCCCAACCCCAACCAAACGAATAA
- a CDS encoding globin: MTFYDEVGGQPTFDAIVDGFYAQIPDDDILGPMYPPEDMAGARDRLAWFLAQYWGGPQTFSEQRGHPRLRMRHAHFHVNRDAAIRWLELMKNSLDQIPETTLDDTHRAAMWEHMERVAAMLINRPD, encoded by the coding sequence ATGACGTTTTACGACGAGGTTGGTGGCCAACCTACTTTCGATGCAATTGTCGACGGCTTCTACGCACAGATTCCCGACGACGACATCCTCGGCCCAATGTATCCCCCAGAGGACATGGCGGGAGCTCGCGACCGCCTCGCCTGGTTCCTCGCCCAATACTGGGGAGGGCCACAAACCTTTTCCGAGCAACGCGGACACCCGCGCCTGCGGATGCGCCACGCACACTTCCACGTGAATAGAGACGCAGCAATCCGCTGGCTCGAGCTGATGAAGAATTCCCTCGACCAGATCCCAGAAACCACGCTTGACGACACCCACCGCGCCGCCATGTGGGAGCACATGGAACGGGTGGCTGCGATGCTCATTAACCGCCCCGACTAG
- a CDS encoding acyl-CoA thioesterase, with product MSESTESRLGNGPIHITKIPVRWGDFDRFGHINNASYIEIAQEARAVFAMEEFVERGHAMPAAYVRSMKIDYVSSIMPDTAEVIVETQVIHIGRTSFTTVQQLKDRHGTIACIIECVQIVVDLVSGSPRPIAEHERKVLISVSTPDAALAAGEPAAEGTDDTTDIKE from the coding sequence TTGTCTGAGAGCACTGAGAGCCGGTTAGGAAACGGCCCGATCCACATCACCAAAATTCCAGTCCGGTGGGGTGACTTCGACCGATTCGGCCATATCAACAACGCCTCTTACATTGAAATCGCACAAGAAGCACGCGCAGTCTTCGCCATGGAAGAGTTTGTGGAGCGTGGCCATGCCATGCCGGCCGCCTACGTGCGATCCATGAAAATCGATTACGTTAGCTCCATCATGCCGGATACGGCAGAAGTGATCGTCGAAACGCAAGTGATTCATATTGGGCGGACGTCGTTTACTACGGTCCAGCAGCTCAAAGACCGTCATGGCACCATCGCTTGCATCATTGAATGCGTGCAGATCGTGGTCGATTTGGTTAGTGGTTCTCCTCGTCCCATTGCGGAGCACGAGCGAAAAGTTCTCATTAGCGTTTCCACGCCGGATGCAGCGCTCGCGGCAGGGGAGCCTGCTGCCGAGGGAACTGACGACACCACAGATATTAAAGAATGA